A genomic segment from Herpetosiphonaceae bacterium encodes:
- a CDS encoding alpha/beta hydrolase: MSAIVIQQQVAHYEVIGRGQPILFLHSWLGSWRTWMPTMEMVGDRYRAIALDFWGFGDSAARREPTRIDDYVEQVIGFLDALGMLPPHLVGHGLGGIVAIRAASAYPERFGKVMVAGTPIMGAVLQQTLKPSGLGRLLNRTVNTTDLWVKIVRQASNGDDAFAEIVEDIEATSPATLQTIIDEITTIDLRPNIERMAQPLLAIYGGRDRILTAEHAQQIADGQETFRQVLTLEKSGHFPFLDQSAQFNRALLEFLGGSDKVIELKEMWKRRVSQREFF; encoded by the coding sequence ATGAGCGCGATCGTTATTCAGCAGCAAGTAGCGCACTACGAAGTGATCGGACGCGGACAGCCGATCTTGTTTCTCCACAGTTGGCTCGGCTCGTGGCGCACCTGGATGCCAACGATGGAAATGGTTGGGGATCGCTACCGGGCTATCGCGCTCGATTTCTGGGGCTTTGGCGACTCAGCCGCCCGCCGCGAGCCGACCAGGATCGACGATTATGTCGAGCAGGTGATCGGCTTTCTGGACGCGCTCGGCATGCTGCCGCCGCATCTGGTGGGGCATGGCCTGGGCGGGATCGTCGCGATCCGAGCCGCGAGCGCCTATCCTGAGCGCTTTGGCAAAGTCATGGTCGCCGGAACGCCGATTATGGGCGCGGTGCTGCAACAAACGCTCAAGCCCAGCGGCCTGGGACGGCTGCTCAACCGCACCGTCAACACCACCGATCTGTGGGTCAAGATCGTGCGGCAAGCATCAAACGGCGACGACGCTTTCGCCGAGATCGTCGAGGACATCGAGGCCACCAGCCCGGCCACGCTCCAGACGATCATCGACGAGATCACGACGATCGATCTGCGACCGAACATCGAGCGGATGGCCCAGCCGCTGCTCGCGATCTACGGCGGACGGGACCGCATTCTGACCGCCGAGCACGCGCAGCAGATCGCCGACGGCCAGGAGACGTTCCGCCAAGTGCTGACGCTTGAGAAAAGCGGCCATTTTCCGTTTCTGGATCAGTCGGCCCAGTTCAATCGAGCGCTCTTGGAGTTTCTCGGCGGGAGCGATAAAGTGATCGAGCTGAAGGAAATGTGGAAGCGTCGCGTGAGCCAGCGCGAGTTCTTCTAG
- a CDS encoding response regulator yields MPAKILVADDEPDVLFMTAFTLRQLGGFDVIEARNGQEALELSEQHQPDLLVLDVQMPRMTGYEVCRHVRRHARLATTPVILLSAKGQQYEVQEGHDAGANLYILKPYAPQHLVEEVNRLVLA; encoded by the coding sequence ATGCCAGCTAAAATTTTGGTGGCGGATGACGAGCCGGATGTGCTGTTCATGACTGCGTTTACGCTCCGCCAGCTCGGCGGCTTCGATGTGATCGAGGCGCGCAACGGCCAGGAAGCGTTGGAGCTTTCCGAGCAGCACCAGCCCGATCTGCTGGTCCTCGACGTACAGATGCCGCGCATGACCGGCTACGAGGTCTGCCGACACGTCCGCCGACACGCGCGGCTCGCCACAACGCCGGTGATTCTGCTGTCGGCCAAAGGCCAGCAGTACGAGGTGCAGGAAGGCCACGACGCCGGAGCGAATCTGTACATTCTTAAGCCCTACGCGCCGCAGCATCTGGTCGAGGAAGTTAACCGGCTGGTGCTGGCGTAG
- a CDS encoding GAF domain-containing protein, translated as MRTKTSSAQACFTAIAALARWLPDAPREPVPLVSALAELLAIELPMLDLSIALQQHDGWLLHGTASPEAHAWLASLATSSPAPGAGRRARRANGQQPHHSVLIEPLPDLRMAIAVWSASLPAAAFDALVAQIGLALTTQAQQPSHTPETPVLHERPAELAALQHIAHELNATLDLNRVLEAVLREAVTVTNATHGSIALRQTDDQFHYVVTSGFSADEAEYLASATTGSDDPSSSEALRLGQAVIVPVASPNAAPNGHAAFASTLDVPIRYGDRVVGLIILRSTIPGTFSSAQLPFMQLIADQTAVAIGNAQHVAEQQRQRELLQQRANVLSEVLEVGNLLRADRPLTDILTDIAYGIINAVGFRSVIINMRSDADPSYFERVAFAGILPDEAERLRLRPIPEAVIDGLCDERWQISRSYFIADQDVADTFGDALEQFTTKPIVDPRTINEWQRDDMFITPLRSPTGTMIGFISVDDPFDRRRPTRRRAEALEIFANQAMIAIENARLYNNSQRRLAEQDALNRIHQVISASLDIHQILREVYTELRAVLKMDSYYSVVYHTDSTTSALEISVDEGEWEERNIKMDQQAGLHAYMMRQQQSLLFGNLYPDAEWLPDEYRPTPFGNTARASASWMGTPLVASDQEVIGALSVHSYVPNQFGPDELQFLQAVAHQVAISLQNARLFAERERRLHEVNVLNQLAQALAAPISLDELAEVLFSQIQEAFNINTIFLAVYNRESDLIEFPLYVERGGRSKLEPRRGENGITEYILRTREPLLLNDDITAQLAMRGINVIGEMSRSFVAVPMLIGEETVGVISVQDFERNHAFGQYELNLLQTIALQVASGIEKARLLHEREHQIAQMQALNNIGTVTSSTLDLDEIFMGMYIELSRYRHTDALMLLVTDPEAYTVNRIIAVDRGQLLLLDSPQPIQPESYTDVIMRSGKPILLRNAPEEQTLYGIKPNLVGSQDQVISWVGVPLLNTSGQPFGVLSMQGYTVGAYDLRDIDFLTNVANQIALNIQNASLFKQTREQLKLLAAETERLEQINRVSSWASGMLDVNELLQRTVNEMAHVTNADQARLLLFDRPRGIGICQAELYDTGAVGRLTVPLINNPAVAWIDERHTSMLVHNAVEDPRFAPIHEVLRSENIRDILVVPLIVKDEVIGSVGLDAQAREHSFSDRDIATCETIANQVATAIENARLWKATQQSVHELTLLYDLSVSLTTMLDLDEILATLANAALEIERADLSAVVLFDKQGAISGFAGLTQAGGDLEQRPFEHNSILQQVMQNPRPLVVNDCWEESGTRCLDVDDGLRSYIVVPVMIKSQPVGTLVIAARQARTWSDREQSLLTILTGQAASAIENAHLFKSEQEKRQLADTLREVALSLSSTLDLKEVLEIILGQLLRVVHYDSTSVQLLIEEGAQLEMLSQRSTDDSLDIISPDQRFSAHRQEFPNYLVVETQQPYIVNDTHIEYPAFTRLPHTQHIRSWMGIPLLYGSQLLGMITLDSRQPNFYTRAMADVAMMFATQAAQAIAHARLFEQIRRFNVELEQMVAERTAALTEEKERLEAVHTITTTLTASLDIDEIVLKTLELAANAVGVRRGSVLIRDSMNDLLLYRAVLTEKEGLISTAEPFNLPPGNLVQWTLEHQQGVCIADVRHDSRWVDIGDHTSEIRSFLAVPLLAADVPLGVLMLNSNQPGYFGEEHFRLLSTIASEVAIAVHNAELYNFINEQATRLAELLQIQREETGKNRAILESIAEGVLVLDEQNTVVLYNRAATEVLQIPDEIIIGHSLDRIAKYGGDSEKRQRALLLYDALAEGVSGAQRIHGPLHTQIEMRGQTIDATFTPVTTPDGQRIGVAAVLRDITREIEADKAKREFISTVSHELRTPLTSVKGYVDLLMLGTAGQINDLQKNFLQVVKSNADRLNALVEDLLEISRLENGKVTLNIKMVKIADLINDITASLRTETERKGMQVTIEIQPTLPAIEADNKRISQVLTNLISNAHKYTREGGQITVRAFQIGDVIQVDVADTGVGIPSEELPKMFSRFFRANNSLKDEVGGTGLGLSIAKSFVELHGGDMWVTSQIDVGSTFSFSLPIEHRRPPRDEDTTPMSEVVHAS; from the coding sequence GGCGATCGAGCTGCCCATGCTCGATCTCAGCATCGCGCTCCAGCAGCACGACGGGTGGTTGTTGCACGGCACCGCCTCGCCAGAGGCGCACGCCTGGCTGGCAAGCCTTGCTACGTCGTCGCCCGCGCCAGGCGCAGGCCGTAGAGCGCGCCGCGCCAACGGCCAGCAGCCACACCACAGCGTCCTGATCGAGCCGCTGCCCGATCTGCGCATGGCGATTGCGGTCTGGAGCGCGAGCCTCCCCGCAGCGGCCTTCGATGCGCTGGTGGCGCAGATCGGGCTGGCGCTGACGACACAGGCGCAGCAGCCGTCGCACACGCCAGAAACCCCGGTGCTCCACGAACGTCCCGCGGAGCTTGCCGCGCTGCAACACATCGCGCACGAGCTTAACGCCACGCTCGACCTGAATCGCGTGCTCGAAGCGGTGCTGCGCGAGGCGGTCACGGTGACGAACGCCACCCACGGCAGCATCGCCCTGCGGCAGACGGATGATCAGTTCCACTATGTCGTCACCAGTGGCTTTAGCGCGGATGAGGCGGAGTACCTGGCGAGCGCGACGACCGGTAGCGATGATCCGTCCTCCAGCGAGGCGCTCCGCCTCGGACAGGCGGTGATTGTTCCAGTCGCCAGCCCGAACGCCGCGCCGAACGGCCATGCGGCCTTTGCCTCGACGCTGGATGTGCCGATCCGCTATGGTGATCGCGTGGTTGGCTTGATCATCCTGCGCTCGACGATCCCCGGCACGTTTAGCAGCGCTCAGCTACCCTTCATGCAGCTCATCGCCGATCAGACCGCCGTGGCGATCGGCAACGCGCAGCACGTCGCCGAGCAGCAGCGCCAGCGTGAGCTGCTCCAGCAGCGCGCGAATGTTCTGAGCGAGGTGCTGGAGGTCGGCAACCTGCTGCGCGCCGATCGTCCGCTCACCGATATTCTGACCGACATCGCCTACGGCATCATCAACGCGGTCGGCTTCCGCTCGGTGATCATCAATATGCGCAGCGATGCCGATCCGAGCTACTTCGAGCGCGTTGCGTTCGCCGGGATTCTGCCGGACGAAGCCGAGCGGCTGCGCCTAAGGCCGATCCCCGAAGCGGTCATCGACGGGCTCTGCGACGAGCGCTGGCAGATCAGCCGATCCTACTTCATCGCCGACCAGGACGTTGCCGACACGTTCGGCGATGCGCTGGAGCAGTTTACCACCAAGCCGATCGTCGATCCGCGCACCATCAACGAGTGGCAGCGTGATGATATGTTCATCACGCCGCTGCGCAGCCCAACCGGCACGATGATCGGCTTTATTTCGGTCGACGATCCGTTCGATCGCCGCCGTCCGACCCGTCGCCGGGCCGAGGCGCTGGAGATCTTCGCCAACCAGGCGATGATCGCGATCGAAAACGCGCGGCTGTACAACAACTCGCAGCGTCGTCTGGCCGAGCAGGACGCGCTCAATCGTATCCATCAGGTGATCAGCGCCTCGCTCGATATTCACCAGATCTTGCGCGAGGTCTATACCGAGCTGCGAGCCGTGCTGAAGATGGACTCGTACTATAGTGTGGTGTATCACACCGATAGCACAACCTCTGCGCTGGAGATCAGCGTGGACGAGGGCGAGTGGGAAGAGCGCAACATCAAGATGGACCAGCAGGCGGGGCTGCATGCGTATATGATGCGCCAGCAGCAATCGCTGCTGTTCGGCAATCTCTACCCCGATGCCGAGTGGCTGCCCGATGAATACCGCCCGACGCCGTTCGGCAACACCGCGCGCGCATCCGCTTCGTGGATGGGCACGCCCCTGGTCGCATCCGACCAAGAGGTGATCGGCGCGCTCTCCGTGCATTCGTACGTGCCCAATCAGTTCGGCCCCGACGAGCTTCAGTTTTTGCAGGCCGTCGCGCATCAGGTGGCGATCAGCCTTCAGAACGCCCGCCTGTTTGCGGAGCGCGAGCGTCGGTTGCACGAGGTCAACGTGCTCAACCAACTGGCGCAAGCGCTGGCAGCGCCGATCAGCCTCGACGAGCTGGCCGAAGTGCTCTTTTCTCAGATTCAGGAAGCGTTCAATATCAACACGATCTTCCTGGCCGTCTACAATCGCGAGAGCGATCTGATCGAGTTTCCGCTCTATGTGGAGCGCGGTGGCCGCAGCAAGCTTGAGCCGCGCCGGGGCGAGAACGGCATCACCGAGTACATCCTGCGCACGCGCGAGCCGCTTCTGCTCAACGACGACATCACCGCGCAACTGGCGATGCGCGGTATTAACGTGATCGGCGAGATGTCGCGGAGCTTCGTGGCCGTGCCGATGCTGATCGGCGAGGAGACGGTCGGCGTGATCTCGGTGCAAGATTTCGAGCGCAATCATGCCTTCGGCCAGTACGAGCTGAATCTGCTCCAAACGATCGCGCTCCAGGTGGCGTCGGGTATCGAAAAAGCGCGGCTGCTGCACGAGCGCGAGCACCAGATCGCGCAGATGCAGGCGCTCAACAATATTGGCACCGTGACAAGCTCGACGCTCGACCTCGATGAGATCTTCATGGGCATGTACATCGAGCTCAGCCGCTACCGCCACACCGATGCCCTGATGCTGCTGGTCACAGACCCGGAGGCGTACACCGTCAACCGGATCATCGCGGTCGATCGCGGCCAACTGCTGCTGCTCGACTCGCCCCAGCCGATCCAGCCTGAGAGCTACACCGATGTGATCATGCGCAGCGGCAAGCCAATCTTGCTGCGCAACGCGCCGGAGGAGCAGACGCTCTACGGCATCAAGCCCAATCTGGTCGGATCTCAAGATCAGGTCATCTCCTGGGTCGGCGTGCCGCTGCTCAACACGTCGGGACAGCCCTTCGGCGTGCTCTCGATGCAGGGCTATACCGTCGGCGCATACGATCTGCGCGACATCGATTTCCTGACGAACGTTGCCAACCAGATCGCCCTCAACATCCAGAATGCATCGCTCTTCAAGCAGACCCGCGAGCAGCTTAAGCTGCTGGCCGCCGAGACTGAGCGCCTGGAGCAGATCAACCGCGTCTCTAGCTGGGCCAGCGGAATGCTCGATGTCAACGAGCTGCTTCAGCGCACCGTCAACGAGATGGCGCACGTCACCAATGCCGATCAGGCCCGGCTGCTGCTGTTCGATCGGCCACGCGGTATTGGCATCTGCCAGGCTGAGCTCTATGATACCGGCGCGGTCGGACGGCTGACCGTGCCGCTGATCAATAATCCGGCAGTTGCCTGGATCGACGAGCGACATACCTCGATGCTGGTGCATAATGCCGTGGAAGACCCGCGCTTCGCGCCGATCCACGAGGTCTTACGCTCCGAGAATATCCGCGATATTCTGGTGGTGCCGCTGATCGTCAAGGACGAGGTGATCGGCTCGGTCGGGCTGGATGCGCAAGCCCGTGAGCATTCGTTCAGCGACCGCGATATTGCGACGTGCGAGACGATCGCCAATCAGGTCGCCACCGCGATCGAAAATGCGCGGCTGTGGAAAGCTACGCAGCAGAGCGTGCACGAGCTGACGCTGCTGTACGATCTGAGCGTCAGCCTGACGACGATGCTCGATCTTGACGAAATTCTGGCGACGCTGGCAAACGCCGCGCTGGAGATCGAGCGCGCCGATCTGAGCGCGGTGGTGCTCTTCGACAAACAAGGCGCGATCAGCGGGTTTGCCGGTCTGACGCAGGCGGGCGGCGACCTGGAGCAGCGGCCCTTCGAGCACAACAGCATCCTGCAACAGGTGATGCAGAATCCCAGGCCGCTGGTCGTCAACGATTGCTGGGAAGAGTCCGGCACGCGCTGCCTGGATGTCGATGATGGGCTGCGCAGCTATATCGTCGTGCCCGTGATGATCAAGAGCCAGCCGGTCGGTACGCTGGTCATCGCCGCGCGCCAGGCACGGACGTGGTCCGATCGCGAACAGTCGCTGCTGACGATTCTCACGGGCCAGGCTGCCTCGGCGATCGAGAACGCGCATCTCTTCAAATCGGAGCAGGAGAAGCGCCAGCTTGCCGATACGCTGCGCGAGGTGGCGCTGTCGCTCTCCTCGACGCTCGACCTCAAGGAGGTGCTGGAGATCATCCTGGGCCAACTTCTGCGCGTCGTCCACTACGACAGCACCTCGGTGCAACTGCTGATCGAGGAGGGCGCGCAGCTTGAGATGCTCTCGCAGCGCAGCACCGACGATTCGCTTGATATTATCAGCCCCGATCAGCGATTCTCGGCTCACCGTCAAGAATTCCCGAACTACCTGGTGGTCGAGACGCAGCAGCCCTATATTGTCAACGACACGCATATCGAGTATCCGGCCTTCACGCGGCTGCCGCACACGCAGCATATCCGGTCGTGGATGGGCATTCCGCTGCTCTACGGCAGCCAACTGCTTGGCATGATCACGCTGGATAGCCGCCAGCCGAATTTCTACACCCGCGCGATGGCCGATGTGGCGATGATGTTCGCGACGCAGGCCGCGCAGGCCATCGCCCACGCGCGGCTCTTCGAGCAGATCCGCCGCTTCAACGTCGAGCTCGAGCAGATGGTCGCGGAGCGTACGGCGGCGCTGACGGAGGAGAAAGAGCGCCTCGAAGCGGTCCACACGATCACCACGACGCTGACGGCCTCGCTGGACATCGACGAGATCGTGCTCAAAACGCTGGAGCTGGCCGCGAATGCGGTCGGCGTCCGCCGTGGCTCGGTGCTGATCCGCGACTCGATGAATGATCTGCTGCTGTACCGCGCGGTGCTGACCGAGAAAGAGGGGCTGATCTCGACCGCCGAGCCGTTCAACCTGCCGCCCGGCAATCTGGTGCAGTGGACGCTCGAACACCAGCAGGGCGTGTGCATCGCCGATGTGCGCCACGACTCGCGCTGGGTCGACATCGGCGACCACACCTCCGAAATTCGCTCGTTCCTGGCGGTGCCGCTGCTGGCCGCCGATGTTCCGCTGGGCGTGCTGATGCTCAACAGCAATCAGCCGGGCTACTTCGGCGAGGAGCATTTCCGCCTGCTCTCGACGATCGCCAGCGAGGTGGCGATTGCCGTGCATAACGCCGAGCTCTACAACTTCATCAACGAGCAGGCGACGCGGCTGGCCGAGCTGCTTCAGATCCAGCGCGAAGAGACTGGCAAGAATCGCGCGATTCTCGAATCGATCGCCGAGGGCGTGCTGGTGCTGGATGAGCAGAACACGGTGGTGCTCTACAATCGCGCCGCGACCGAAGTGCTGCAAATCCCCGATGAGATTATTATCGGGCACAGCCTTGACCGCATCGCGAAGTACGGCGGCGATAGCGAAAAGCGCCAGCGCGCGCTGCTGCTCTACGATGCGCTGGCGGAGGGCGTGAGCGGCGCGCAGCGCATCCACGGCCCGCTGCATACGCAGATCGAGATGCGCGGCCAGACGATCGATGCGACCTTCACGCCTGTCACGACGCCCGACGGCCAGCGTATCGGCGTGGCTGCGGTGCTGCGCGACATCACCCGCGAGATCGAGGCCGACAAAGCGAAGCGCGAGTTTATCTCAACCGTCTCGCACGAGCTGCGCACGCCGCTGACCTCGGTCAAAGGCTATGTCGATCTGCTGATGCTCGGCACGGCTGGTCAGATCAACGACTTGCAGAAGAACTTTTTGCAGGTCGTCAAGTCCAACGCCGACCGGCTCAACGCGCTGGTCGAAGACCTGCTGGAAATCTCGCGGCTCGAAAACGGCAAGGTGACGCTCAACATCAAGATGGTCAAGATCGCCGACCTGATCAACGACATCACCGCATCGCTGCGCACCGAGACGGAGCGGAAGGGCATGCAGGTGACGATCGAGATCCAGCCGACGTTGCCCGCGATTGAGGCGGATAACAAGCGCATCAGCCAGGTCTTGACCAACCTGATCTCGAACGCGCACAAATACACCCGCGAGGGCGGCCAGATCACCGTGCGCGCCTTCCAGATCGGCGATGTGATCCAGGTCGATGTCGCAGATACGGGCGTGGGTATTCCATCCGAAGAGCTACCCAAGATGTTCTCGCGCTTCTTCCGGGCGAACAACTCCCTCAAAGATGAAGTTGGCGGCACGGGGCTCGGTTTATCGATCGCAAAGTCGTTTGTTGAATTGCATGGCGGCGATATGTGGGTCACAAGTCAGATCGATGTCGGCAGTACCTTTAGCTTTTCCCTGCCGATCGAGCATCGCCGCCCGCCACGAGACGAGGATACTACGCCAATGAGCGAGGTCGTGCATGCCAGCTAA